A genomic region of uncultured Roseibium sp. contains the following coding sequences:
- a CDS encoding DMT family transporter, whose protein sequence is MSLRNWIMLAVLGAIWGGSFLFAKVAVAEIPPFVLVFLRVSSACAVLLVVLWHQNLLGQLKPRLALPFLLMGLLNNAIPFSLLFLGQTEIGAGLASILNATTPIFTVIAAGLLTGQESLPLNKIAGVLLGVAGVAIMLSSSLSGVANDPVWAQLSCLGAAVSYACAATYARRFKGVRPQVSATGQLLGSSLIMLPVALYFGTGWSIADTSMTAWGNVAALGILATALAYLIYFQLLADAGATNASLVTLIVPASALLFGWLLLGENLSVLQLAGFAVLLVGLVALDGRVFRRPKPATAGGERT, encoded by the coding sequence ATGTCACTTCGAAACTGGATCATGCTGGCGGTGCTGGGCGCCATTTGGGGTGGCTCCTTCCTGTTTGCGAAGGTCGCCGTTGCTGAAATTCCGCCATTCGTTCTCGTGTTCCTGCGCGTGTCCAGCGCCTGTGCTGTCCTGCTCGTCGTCCTCTGGCATCAGAACCTGCTCGGACAGTTGAAGCCCCGCCTGGCCTTGCCGTTCCTGCTCATGGGCCTTCTCAACAATGCCATACCTTTTTCACTGCTGTTTCTCGGCCAGACGGAAATCGGTGCGGGGCTTGCCTCGATCCTGAACGCGACGACCCCCATTTTCACCGTGATCGCCGCCGGGTTGCTGACCGGGCAGGAAAGCCTGCCGCTGAACAAGATCGCCGGCGTCCTGCTCGGCGTCGCCGGCGTCGCGATCATGCTGTCGAGCAGCCTGTCCGGTGTTGCGAATGATCCCGTCTGGGCACAGTTGAGCTGTCTCGGCGCTGCCGTCTCCTATGCCTGCGCGGCCACATACGCGCGCCGCTTCAAGGGCGTCCGCCCTCAGGTTTCGGCAACCGGTCAGTTGCTCGGATCGAGCCTGATCATGTTGCCGGTCGCGCTGTATTTTGGAACAGGCTGGAGCATTGCCGATACGAGCATGACGGCCTGGGGCAATGTTGCTGCCCTCGGCATCCTTGCGACCGCGCTTGCCTACCTGATCTATTTCCAGCTCCTGGCCGATGCCGGTGCCACCAACGCCTCGCTCGTGACGCTGATCGTCCCGGCCAGCGCGTTGCTGTTCGGATGGCTGCTCCTGGGAGAAAACCTCAGTGTGCTCCAGTTGGCCGGCTTCGCGGTCCTTCTGGTCGGTCTTGTCGCGCTGGACGGAAGGGTGTTCCGCCGGCCGAAACCGGCAACGGCCGGTGGCGAACGGACCTGA
- a CDS encoding MFS transporter, translating to MTQTDQSSETPTQAGRLYPLLIAAACLLGANGLSMTMIAVRARVEGLPDTSIGLLGSLYFAGLISGVLLAPFLIARAGHIRVFAALASISAIAVLALAFAPAGWPWMLARFVSGAAFCGTAMVLESWLNSIASNTSRGRILSIYRIVDLGAVMGGQFILPVFGASGSDILMVLAVLFCFAVVPISLARGGNPPAPPARLVNPLMLWQVSPVAIVGIFTIGLTNGAFRMIGPIYAESIGLGLETVAAFIAIWVFAGAVFQYPAGWISDRVDRRFVLIAFTVGAGAACLFIARSVTQTELFIGVFLFGGFALPLYSLSAAHGNDHAKPGQFIDVAAGIMLAFGTGAMIGPFVASLLMGAFGPASFFVYTATLHLMLVLFIIVRMFSREAVPADQRRRFVWLLRTSPMMNRLARGEKSDENGSAPK from the coding sequence ATGACGCAGACCGATCAATCCTCCGAGACCCCGACACAGGCCGGGCGGCTGTATCCGTTGCTGATCGCGGCGGCCTGCCTGCTCGGAGCCAACGGCTTGTCCATGACGATGATCGCCGTGCGCGCACGTGTCGAGGGGCTTCCGGACACGAGCATCGGTCTACTGGGCTCGCTCTACTTCGCCGGGCTCATTTCCGGCGTTCTGCTCGCTCCGTTCCTGATTGCCAGGGCAGGCCACATCCGGGTCTTCGCCGCGCTTGCCTCCATCAGCGCGATCGCGGTTCTCGCACTTGCCTTCGCACCGGCCGGATGGCCGTGGATGCTCGCACGGTTCGTCAGCGGTGCTGCTTTCTGCGGGACGGCCATGGTTCTGGAAAGCTGGCTCAATTCGATTGCCTCCAATACCTCGCGCGGACGCATTCTCTCGATCTACCGGATCGTCGATCTGGGCGCGGTCATGGGCGGACAGTTCATCCTGCCGGTGTTCGGCGCATCCGGCTCCGACATTCTGATGGTTCTTGCCGTTCTGTTCTGTTTCGCCGTCGTACCGATTTCGCTTGCCCGCGGCGGCAATCCGCCGGCGCCGCCCGCGAGGCTCGTCAATCCGCTGATGCTTTGGCAGGTTTCCCCGGTCGCGATTGTGGGCATTTTCACCATTGGCCTCACGAATGGTGCCTTCCGGATGATCGGACCGATCTACGCGGAGAGTATCGGTCTGGGGCTGGAGACCGTTGCGGCCTTTATTGCGATCTGGGTTTTTGCAGGCGCTGTTTTCCAGTATCCGGCCGGATGGATTTCGGACCGGGTCGACCGAAGGTTCGTTCTGATCGCCTTCACGGTGGGCGCCGGTGCAGCTTGCCTCTTCATCGCGCGGTCGGTGACGCAGACCGAGTTGTTCATCGGCGTCTTTCTGTTCGGCGGATTTGCGCTGCCGCTCTATTCGCTCTCGGCTGCGCACGGCAACGATCACGCAAAACCCGGTCAGTTCATCGACGTGGCCGCCGGGATCATGCTCGCATTCGGCACCGGGGCGATGATCGGACCCTTCGTGGCTTCCCTGCTGATGGGCGCTTTCGGTCCGGCATCCTTTTTCGTCTATACGGCAACGCTGCATCTCATGCTGGTTCTTTTCATCATTGTCCGCATGTTCAGCCGTGAGGCGGTTCCGGCCGATCAGAGGCGCCGTTTTGTCTGGCTGCTGAGAACATCGCCGATGATGAACCGGCTGGCGCGGGGTGAAAAGTCCGATGAAAACGGCTCTGCGCCCAAATAA
- a CDS encoding adenylosuccinate synthase: protein MANVVVVGSQWGDEGKGKIVDWLSEQADVIVRFQGGHNAGHTLVIDGVSYKLSLLPSGVARPGKLSVIGNGVVLDPHALAEEVERLAGQGVVVTPETLRVAENATLILSLHRELDALRENSNTGTRIGTTKRGIGPAYEDKVGRRAIRLMDLKNLTTLPAKIDRLLTHHNALRRGLGQDEVSAQAIYDELASVADKVLPYMDKVWYLLDDLRRKGKRILFEGAQGALLDIDHGTYPFVTSSNTVAGQAATGCGLGPGSVDFVLGITKAYTTRVGEGPFPTEQENEVGEFLGTRGHEFGTVTGRRRRCGWFDAVLVRQTVCTSGINGIALTKLDVLDGLEEIKICIGYELDGERIDYLPASQGAQERVIPIYETLPGWNESTEGARTWGELPAQAIKYVRHVEELIGAPVALLSTSPERDDTILVQNPFQD, encoded by the coding sequence ATGGCGAATGTGGTTGTTGTCGGTTCGCAATGGGGTGATGAAGGCAAAGGCAAGATTGTCGACTGGCTGTCGGAGCAAGCTGATGTCATCGTGAGGTTCCAGGGCGGTCACAATGCCGGGCATACGCTCGTCATCGATGGGGTCAGCTACAAACTTTCCCTGTTGCCGTCAGGCGTCGCACGTCCCGGGAAGCTTTCGGTTATCGGCAACGGCGTCGTGCTCGATCCACACGCCCTTGCCGAGGAGGTGGAACGGCTGGCCGGACAGGGTGTTGTCGTGACGCCCGAGACCCTGCGCGTTGCGGAAAACGCGACACTCATTCTGTCGCTCCACAGGGAACTGGATGCGCTGCGCGAAAACTCGAACACCGGCACCCGGATCGGCACGACAAAGCGCGGCATCGGTCCGGCTTACGAAGACAAGGTCGGCCGCCGGGCGATTCGGCTAATGGACCTGAAGAACCTGACCACGCTGCCGGCAAAGATCGACCGCCTGCTGACCCACCACAACGCGCTTCGCCGCGGACTTGGCCAGGACGAAGTTTCGGCCCAGGCGATCTATGACGAACTGGCGAGCGTCGCGGACAAGGTGCTGCCCTATATGGACAAGGTCTGGTACCTGCTCGACGACCTGCGCCGCAAAGGCAAGCGGATCCTCTTCGAAGGAGCGCAGGGCGCGCTTCTCGACATCGATCATGGCACCTACCCGTTCGTGACGTCTTCGAACACGGTTGCAGGCCAGGCGGCAACCGGTTGCGGGCTCGGGCCTGGTTCCGTCGATTTCGTCCTCGGGATCACCAAGGCGTACACGACGCGCGTGGGCGAAGGGCCTTTCCCGACGGAGCAGGAAAACGAGGTCGGAGAGTTTCTCGGCACCCGCGGCCATGAATTTGGAACCGTGACAGGCCGGCGCCGCCGCTGCGGCTGGTTCGATGCCGTTCTGGTGCGCCAGACAGTTTGCACCTCCGGCATCAACGGGATCGCCCTGACAAAGCTGGATGTTCTCGACGGCCTTGAAGAGATCAAGATCTGTATCGGCTACGAACTGGACGGCGAACGGATCGACTATCTGCCGGCGTCGCAAGGCGCCCAGGAACGGGTCATTCCGATCTACGAAACGCTGCCCGGCTGGAACGAATCCACGGAAGGTGCCCGGACATGGGGGGAGCTGCCGGCGCAGGCCATCAAGTATGTTCGTCACGTTGAGGAACTGATCGGTGCACCGGTCGCCTTGTTGTCCACCAGCCCGGAAAGAGATGACACAATTCTTGTGCAGAATCCTTTCCAGGATTGA